In Ignavibacteriales bacterium, a single window of DNA contains:
- a CDS encoding dipeptide epimerase: protein MTFRFYKYDLKLKHPFTIARNTRTTSPSVIVEFEHENIIGYGEAAPSTRYGETQETVCKFLADINLKNFIGPFELDKILSYVDSITEGNTAAKAAVDIALHDWIGKSENISLWRKWNLDTQRIPVSSFTIGLDSPDVIEAKIHEAETFPILKVKLGRQNDREIMTRIRSITNKTIRVDANEGWKNKEEALENILWLESMNVELIEQPLPASKIDEMKWLWQRVHIPMIADESVVRGNDIPKIVGAFDGINIKLMKSTGLLEARKMIDSARKHKLKIMLGCMIETSIAISAASQLLPLADYADLDGNILISNDPFSGAVSDNGIIQLKENFGIGVDKRLEYSS, encoded by the coding sequence GTGACGTTCAGATTTTATAAATACGATTTAAAATTAAAGCACCCATTCACAATTGCCCGAAATACGCGAACAACATCTCCTTCAGTCATTGTTGAATTCGAGCACGAGAACATAATAGGTTACGGAGAAGCCGCGCCTTCAACTCGCTATGGTGAAACTCAGGAAACTGTTTGTAAATTTTTGGCTGATATAAATTTAAAGAATTTTATTGGTCCGTTCGAGCTTGATAAAATATTAAGCTATGTTGACAGTATCACAGAAGGTAATACTGCGGCCAAAGCCGCGGTCGATATCGCACTACATGATTGGATAGGGAAGAGTGAGAATATTTCCCTTTGGAGAAAATGGAATCTTGATACTCAAAGAATACCTGTATCATCGTTTACAATCGGCCTGGATTCACCAGACGTCATTGAGGCAAAGATTCATGAAGCCGAAACGTTTCCAATACTTAAGGTGAAGTTAGGCAGGCAGAATGATCGGGAGATTATGACAAGAATTCGTTCCATCACAAATAAAACTATTCGTGTGGATGCGAATGAAGGTTGGAAAAATAAAGAGGAAGCATTAGAAAATATTTTGTGGCTCGAAAGTATGAACGTAGAATTGATTGAGCAACCGTTGCCGGCTTCAAAAATCGATGAGATGAAATGGTTGTGGCAGAGAGTGCATATTCCGATGATTGCGGACGAATCTGTTGTGAGGGGAAATGATATTCCAAAAATAGTTGGAGCATTTGATGGAATAAATATTAAACTGATGAAATCAACAGGTCTACTCGAAGCGAGAAAAATGATCGATTCGGCAAGAAAACATAAATTGAAAATCATGTTAGGTTGTATGATTGAAACATCAATCGCAATCTCAGCGGCATCTCAGTTGTTGCCACTTGCAGATTATGCTGACTTGGATGGAAACATCTTAATCTCGAACGATCCGTTCAGCGGAGCAGTTTCAGATAATGGAATAATCCAATTAAAGGAGAACTTCGGTATTGGAGTTGATAAAAGATTAGAATATTCATCATGA
- the mutL gene encoding DNA mismatch repair endonuclease MutL yields the protein MSKTIKILPEHLANKIAAGEVIQRPASAVKELIENSIDAHSKTIKIIIKDGGKELIQVVDDGDGMSADDASVAFHRHATSKIETYEDLEAIKTLGFRGEALSSIAAVSQVELRARRLTDTVGIKVRIYGGKESQIGEDACSPGTSITMKNIFFNTPARRNFLKNKSTEYRHIYDVVQRCALSHPNIAFLFHSDNEIILNLRRCELHDRLKDLFGEAHFKTLMPVNSEKESVAISGYVGQPQFAKRGKAEQFLFLNNRYIVSKNLNHAVYQAYEHLVEKGTFPFFIIFISIDPRKIDVNVHPTKMEVKFDDEPAIYKMIMTAVRATLGKYEMIPQIHLQSEISQGSDNFTRLSSPPIQIREIDDLRQQSLNIQPSKRELTKTSDDLGASLKGLSNETVGQSTEVGRSDIRQLNKKYILYTSSDGLMIIDQHAAHERILYEKFRARLIGNQKTSQQLLFPQTLQLNPGDLSFVKELQVEFESLGFSIKFFGKTTIIIDGVPPEIKAGNEAVILQDVLSLYKDDRQEINMKPSERLAKSLACKAAVKAGDLLTYSEMTSLIEQLATTSIPTVCPHGRPVSMKLTIEELDRRFGRTS from the coding sequence ATGAGCAAGACTATCAAAATATTACCCGAACATCTTGCAAACAAAATTGCTGCCGGTGAAGTAATCCAAAGACCCGCTTCAGCCGTTAAGGAATTGATCGAAAATTCAATCGATGCTCACTCAAAAACAATCAAAATAATCATCAAAGATGGCGGGAAAGAATTAATTCAAGTCGTTGATGATGGTGATGGAATGAGTGCAGACGATGCATCGGTTGCATTTCATCGCCATGCAACGAGCAAAATTGAAACGTATGAAGACTTGGAGGCGATTAAAACGTTAGGTTTCAGGGGAGAAGCACTCTCCTCGATTGCCGCAGTTTCGCAGGTGGAATTACGTGCGCGCCGATTAACAGATACTGTAGGCATTAAGGTTCGGATTTACGGAGGAAAAGAGAGTCAGATTGGTGAAGATGCCTGTTCTCCGGGCACTTCTATCACAATGAAAAATATATTTTTTAACACGCCTGCCCGCCGGAATTTCTTAAAAAATAAATCAACGGAATACCGTCACATCTACGATGTCGTTCAACGATGTGCACTATCACATCCCAATATCGCATTTCTTTTTCATAGCGATAATGAAATAATACTGAACTTGCGGAGATGCGAATTACATGATCGGCTCAAAGATCTTTTTGGAGAAGCACATTTTAAAACACTTATGCCTGTAAACAGCGAAAAAGAATCGGTTGCGATATCCGGTTATGTAGGGCAACCGCAATTTGCGAAACGCGGCAAAGCTGAACAATTTCTTTTCCTTAACAACAGATATATCGTCAGTAAAAATCTAAATCATGCGGTTTATCAGGCGTATGAGCATTTAGTTGAAAAAGGAACGTTTCCATTTTTCATAATATTTATTTCGATTGACCCGAGAAAAATTGATGTCAATGTTCACCCAACCAAAATGGAAGTGAAATTTGACGATGAGCCGGCAATCTACAAGATGATAATGACCGCTGTTCGCGCCACATTGGGGAAATATGAGATGATCCCGCAAATTCATCTGCAATCTGAGATTTCGCAGGGATCTGATAATTTTACAAGATTGTCATCTCCTCCAATTCAGATTCGTGAAATCGATGATCTTAGACAACAATCGCTGAACATACAACCATCGAAGCGGGAATTAACAAAAACTTCTGATGATTTAGGCGCTTCATTAAAAGGTTTGAGCAATGAAACGGTTGGGCAATCGACCGAGGTCGGCCGTAGTGATATTCGCCAGCTTAATAAAAAATATATCTTGTACACATCGTCCGATGGTCTGATGATTATCGATCAGCATGCAGCTCACGAAAGGATATTGTATGAAAAGTTCAGAGCTCGATTAATTGGTAATCAGAAAACATCTCAGCAATTGCTCTTTCCTCAAACGTTACAATTGAACCCCGGTGATTTATCGTTTGTCAAAGAACTTCAAGTAGAATTTGAATCTTTGGGATTTTCGATTAAGTTTTTCGGTAAAACAACGATCATCATCGACGGTGTTCCACCGGAAATCAAGGCAGGCAACGAAGCTGTTATTCTCCAAGATGTTTTAAGCTTGTATAAAGATGACCGCCAGGAAATTAACATGAAACCATCTGAGCGGTTGGCGAAATCGCTTGCGTGCAAAGCTGCAGTGAAAGCGGGTGATTTGCTCACTTATTCTGAAATGACATCATTAATCGAGCAGTTAGCAACCACATCAATTCCAACTGTATGTCCGCACGGCAGACCTGTAAGCATGAAACTGACCATTGAAGAGCTAGACCGGAGGTTCGGCAGGACTTCTTAG
- the nadB gene encoding L-aspartate oxidase has product MKSDILVIGSGIAGLSIALKAAALGSVLLITKKEKAESNTNYAQGGIATVVSSLDTFDLHIEDTLRTGVGLGHRDSIEIMIKEAPERLNELVEIGVQFTEKNGSLDLGREGGHSRNRIVHARDHTGAEIERALLHAISIHPNITLLENHLAIDLITEHHLGEKYSQQKPIHCWGAYVLDVEKNVVKKILSSFTVLASGGAGHVYLHTTNPLIATGDGVAMAYRAGALIGNMEFIQFHPTSLFNSGSPSYLISEAIRGFGGKLMTRKNEEFMLRYDSRGSLAPRDIVAQAIDIELKKSGDEYIILDLRHLDSSLIREKFPSIYKTCLEKFKIDITAEPIPVVPAAHYSCGGVVTDLFGKTTIDNLYACGEVAMTGVHGANRLASNSLLEALVFAHRAYRDMSSKTIKQIKDFPAVPEWDESGTFGAEEWVLIEHDRKEIQQIMWDYVGIVRSNLRLDRANRRLILIKDEIENFYKRTKVTEGLIELRNLSTVADLIIKSALQRKESRGLHYTTDYPNKNDDTCLHDTLIKCIGS; this is encoded by the coding sequence ATGAAATCAGACATATTGGTTATCGGTAGCGGAATCGCCGGTTTGTCGATCGCATTGAAGGCGGCAGCGCTGGGGAGTGTGCTCTTGATAACCAAAAAAGAAAAAGCTGAATCAAACACCAACTATGCGCAGGGTGGTATTGCGACAGTTGTTTCTTCTCTCGATACTTTCGACCTTCACATCGAAGACACTCTACGCACCGGAGTTGGTTTGGGTCATCGAGATTCCATCGAGATCATGATAAAAGAAGCCCCTGAGCGATTAAATGAGCTTGTTGAAATCGGGGTTCAATTCACCGAGAAAAACGGCTCTCTCGATTTAGGTAGAGAGGGCGGTCACTCGCGCAATCGCATCGTACACGCGAGAGACCATACCGGGGCTGAAATAGAAAGAGCGCTGCTTCATGCTATTTCTATTCATCCAAATATCACTCTCTTAGAAAATCACCTTGCAATCGATCTCATTACCGAACATCATTTAGGTGAAAAATATTCACAACAAAAGCCGATTCATTGCTGGGGGGCGTACGTTCTGGATGTTGAAAAAAATGTTGTCAAGAAAATCTTATCTTCTTTTACCGTTCTTGCATCAGGCGGTGCCGGACATGTTTACCTCCATACGACAAATCCTTTAATCGCTACCGGTGATGGTGTGGCAATGGCATACAGGGCAGGTGCGTTGATCGGGAATATGGAATTTATACAATTTCATCCCACAAGTTTGTTCAACTCAGGATCACCCTCATATTTAATTTCAGAAGCAATTCGCGGTTTCGGCGGGAAGTTAATGACGAGGAAGAATGAAGAATTCATGTTAAGGTATGATAGCCGTGGTTCACTTGCCCCGCGCGACATAGTGGCACAAGCGATCGATATAGAGTTAAAGAAAAGCGGTGACGAGTATATAATTTTAGATTTACGTCATCTAGATTCTTCTCTTATTCGTGAAAAGTTTCCATCTATCTACAAAACCTGTCTAGAAAAATTTAAAATAGATATAACTGCTGAACCAATACCGGTTGTCCCGGCTGCGCATTATTCATGCGGTGGTGTTGTTACAGATCTTTTTGGAAAAACCACGATCGATAATTTGTACGCGTGCGGTGAAGTTGCAATGACGGGCGTTCACGGAGCAAACAGGTTGGCAAGTAATTCTCTTCTTGAAGCATTAGTTTTTGCTCACAGAGCGTATAGAGATATGAGTTCAAAGACGATAAAACAAATTAAAGATTTTCCGGCAGTACCCGAATGGGACGAAAGCGGAACGTTCGGTGCCGAGGAGTGGGTCCTGATCGAACATGATAGGAAAGAAATACAACAAATTATGTGGGATTATGTTGGGATCGTTCGGTCTAATTTAAGATTAGATCGCGCAAATCGTCGTTTAATTTTAATTAAGGATGAAATTGAGAATTTTTATAAACGAACGAAAGTTACAGAGGGTTTGATCGAATTGCGAAATCTTTCAACGGTGGCAGATCTAATCATCAAATCTGCATTGCAGCGAAAAGAAAGTCGCGGACTTCATTACACAACCGATTATCCAAACAAGAACGATGATACCTGTCTTCATGATACTTTAATAAAATGTATCGGATCTTGA
- a CDS encoding amidophosphoribosyltransferase: MEFQEDKPRENCAVFGIFGHPEAAKMAYYGLHAQQHRGQEASGIVTTYTDNQTGKNHFKIHKDFGLVNDVFRDDTILTQLLVGSAAIGHNRYSTAGASDNKLNIQPLIVNYRDGNIGISHNGNLTNFGTLRKRLQDEGTIFQTTSDTEIILHLIAKSREQDQIHQIIDALNQVEGAFSIAILTNDKLIAARDPYGWRPLAVGKLDNAYVIASETCAFDIIGAKYLCDVEPGEILVFDKETVNSSEAKSFRLQNKQQKPNHCIFEYIYFSRPDSRVFGESVDRVRRKLGKSLAEEHPVAPDPPDDTVVVINVPDSSNTATLGYVSQNIKQGNKSKYEIGLIRSHYVGRTFIQPQQDLREMKVRTKFNTVKGVLNGKKVVIIDDSIVRGTTSKQLVKLIRDAGAREIHFRITSPMIKFPCHFGMDFPSTNELIANWCGGDVEKIKTELCVDSVGYLTLDKLLASVPRDRGQYYCTACFSGQIPIEIDDLSSKDEHEL, encoded by the coding sequence ATGGAATTTCAAGAAGATAAACCACGTGAAAATTGTGCTGTCTTTGGAATATTCGGTCATCCCGAGGCAGCTAAAATGGCATATTACGGTTTGCACGCTCAACAACACAGGGGGCAAGAGGCATCCGGTATTGTAACAACTTATACCGATAATCAAACAGGTAAGAATCATTTTAAAATCCATAAAGATTTCGGTCTAGTAAATGATGTTTTTAGAGACGACACGATTTTAACTCAACTCCTCGTAGGATCGGCAGCGATTGGTCATAACAGGTATTCAACAGCAGGTGCATCGGACAATAAATTAAATATTCAACCTTTGATTGTGAATTACAGAGATGGAAATATCGGGATTTCACATAACGGAAATTTAACTAACTTCGGAACATTACGTAAGCGGCTTCAGGATGAAGGAACAATTTTTCAAACTACATCCGATACGGAAATAATATTACATCTGATAGCCAAGAGCAGGGAGCAAGACCAGATACATCAAATCATCGACGCGCTTAATCAGGTTGAAGGTGCATTTTCAATAGCGATTTTGACTAATGATAAATTAATTGCGGCGCGCGATCCTTACGGATGGCGTCCGCTTGCGGTTGGTAAATTGGATAATGCCTATGTAATCGCATCAGAGACATGTGCATTCGATATTATTGGAGCTAAATATCTTTGTGATGTTGAACCGGGTGAGATTTTAGTATTTGATAAGGAGACTGTGAATAGCAGTGAGGCAAAATCTTTCCGACTTCAAAACAAACAGCAGAAACCGAATCATTGTATTTTTGAATATATATATTTTTCCAGACCTGACAGCAGAGTGTTTGGTGAGAGTGTTGATAGAGTCCGGCGAAAGTTAGGAAAATCACTCGCAGAAGAGCATCCTGTAGCTCCTGATCCTCCCGATGATACTGTTGTGGTTATCAATGTGCCGGATTCGAGCAATACCGCGACGCTTGGTTATGTCAGTCAAAACATCAAACAAGGGAATAAAAGCAAATATGAAATTGGATTGATCCGAAGTCACTATGTCGGACGAACTTTCATCCAACCCCAACAAGATTTGCGCGAAATGAAAGTTAGAACAAAATTCAACACCGTAAAAGGTGTATTGAACGGGAAGAAAGTTGTCATCATCGATGACTCGATAGTAAGAGGAACAACATCTAAACAACTCGTCAAGTTGATCAGAGATGCGGGTGCGAGAGAAATTCATTTTAGAATCACATCGCCAATGATAAAATTTCCGTGTCATTTCGGTATGGATTTCCCGAGTACGAATGAGCTCATCGCAAATTGGTGCGGCGGAGATGTAGAAAAAATTAAAACCGAACTATGTGTCGATAGTGTTGGATATCTAACACTCGATAAATTACTTGCATCGGTTCCACGCGATAGAGGACAATATTACTGCACCGCATGCTTCAGCGGTCAGATACCGATCGAGATTGACGATCTTTCATCCAAAGACGAACACGAGTTATAA
- a CDS encoding cell division protein ZapA: MASDGKSIKVKIFGSEYPLRGESEELTKKVAGYVDQMISTIHEKIPEQPPLTVAVLSALNITEDLFKEREKYRLLTSLIETEVQKMNEFLDHHLNPEL, from the coding sequence ATGGCATCAGACGGAAAAAGCATAAAAGTAAAAATATTTGGATCAGAATATCCGCTTCGAGGTGAGAGTGAAGAGCTCACTAAAAAAGTGGCGGGATATGTAGACCAAATGATAAGCACAATTCACGAGAAAATTCCGGAACAACCCCCGCTCACGGTGGCTGTCCTTTCAGCATTAAATATTACTGAAGATTTATTTAAGGAAAGAGAAAAATATCGTCTCTTAACGTCATTAATCGAGACAGAAGTTCAAAAAATGAATGAATTTCTAGATCACCATCTTAATCCGGAATTATAA
- the ftsY gene encoding signal recognition particle-docking protein FtsY — MGFFDKFKLSRLKEGLTKTRENIFGKIQKILLGKTRIDDEVIDKIEEVLIGGDVGVATTMKIIDDIRKRVKIDGFENPEDLDRLLREEIQKIFSNGTDSDTDPFTLPQSHKPHVIMIVGVNGVGKTTTIGKLAFNYRNAGKKVLIAAADTFRAAANEQLEIWAMRAGVEIIQQTHGADPAAVAYDGLNSAISHKADLLIIDTAGRLHTKINLMEELKKIKRVLQKLDPEAPHEVYLVVDASTGQNAIQQAKQFTAAVGISGLVLTKLDGTAKGGVILAINEELQIPVKYIGVGEKIDDLQPFDRKAFVEALFEK; from the coding sequence ATGGGTTTCTTCGATAAATTTAAATTAAGCAGGTTAAAAGAAGGTCTTACAAAAACGCGTGAGAATATATTTGGGAAAATCCAAAAAATACTATTAGGGAAAACCAGAATTGATGATGAAGTTATAGATAAAATCGAAGAAGTATTGATAGGTGGTGATGTTGGAGTTGCAACAACAATGAAGATCATTGATGATATCAGGAAACGCGTCAAGATCGATGGTTTCGAGAATCCTGAAGATCTCGATAGATTGCTTCGTGAAGAAATACAAAAAATATTCTCGAATGGCACCGACAGCGATACCGATCCATTCACATTGCCTCAGTCTCATAAACCTCATGTAATCATGATTGTTGGTGTCAATGGGGTCGGAAAAACAACAACAATTGGAAAGCTCGCATTTAATTATCGAAACGCCGGGAAGAAAGTCCTCATTGCAGCCGCCGATACATTCAGGGCAGCGGCAAACGAACAGCTTGAAATATGGGCAATGCGTGCGGGAGTGGAAATAATTCAGCAAACACACGGGGCAGATCCGGCAGCCGTTGCCTACGATGGGTTGAATTCCGCAATTTCACACAAGGCTGATCTTCTTATCATTGATACGGCAGGGCGTCTTCATACAAAAATAAATTTGATGGAAGAATTGAAAAAAATTAAACGTGTTCTGCAAAAACTTGATCCCGAAGCACCTCATGAAGTATATCTCGTGGTCGATGCATCAACGGGACAGAACGCCATACAGCAAGCAAAACAATTTACCGCCGCAGTTGGCATCAGTGGTTTAGTACTCACGAAACTTGATGGCACAGCAAAGGGCGGAGTAATTCTCGCTATTAATGAAGAGTTACAGATACCTGTTAAGTATATCGGAGTCGGAGAAAAAATCGATGATCTGCAACCGTTCGACCGCAAGGCATTTGTTGAAGCATTATTCGAAAAATAA
- the rny gene encoding ribonuclease Y codes for MDFDTIFPILYALLAGGIGFILGWYLKNNIGKNKIANADARAKRIIEDAERDAANLKKEKLLEVKDEWFKKKQEHEHEANARRNKLQSFEKQLESREDNLERKVDMVNKKEKEITGIKRTYDEKIKLAEDKQNQLSRLLIEENIRLERVSGMSREDAKKLLIENLTDEAKSEAAQTLKEIRDITKADAKKEAQKVIIQAIQRSATDHCVESTVSVLQIQNDEMKGRIIGKEGRNIRAFEAATGVDVIVDDTPEAVILSAFDPLRREVARLALERLITDGRIHPARIEEIVEKVNKDLDEELLHSGENTMIEVGITGGSPELLRHLGRMKYRSSYGQNLLSHSIEVSHLTGLMAAELGLDITMAKRAGLLHDIGKTVDRSVEGPHALIGYDLVKKMNEHPIIINSVGSHHDDMPIEYPIAALVQAADAISGSRPGARRESIEAYAKRMERLEEMAKSFQGVAQTYAIQAGREIRVIVEHDKIDDAMADILAHDIAKKIQSEMGFPGQIKVVVIREKRSVAFAK; via the coding sequence ATGGACTTTGATACAATATTCCCCATACTTTATGCCCTGCTTGCCGGTGGGATTGGTTTTATTTTGGGATGGTACCTAAAAAATAATATTGGTAAAAATAAAATCGCTAATGCCGACGCTCGTGCCAAAAGAATTATAGAAGATGCCGAAAGAGATGCTGCTAACCTAAAAAAAGAAAAGCTTCTTGAGGTTAAAGATGAATGGTTCAAGAAAAAACAGGAACATGAACATGAAGCAAACGCCCGCCGGAATAAACTTCAATCTTTCGAAAAACAACTTGAAAGCCGTGAGGATAATCTTGAGCGTAAAGTAGATATGGTTAATAAAAAAGAAAAAGAGATTACTGGCATAAAGCGAACATATGACGAAAAAATTAAACTGGCGGAAGATAAACAAAACCAGTTGAGTCGCCTCCTCATTGAAGAGAATATAAGGTTAGAGCGGGTTTCTGGTATGTCGCGTGAAGACGCGAAAAAACTTCTAATCGAAAATCTTACTGATGAGGCAAAATCAGAAGCTGCGCAAACACTAAAGGAAATTCGCGATATAACAAAAGCCGATGCAAAAAAAGAAGCCCAAAAAGTTATTATTCAAGCTATCCAACGAAGTGCGACCGATCATTGTGTGGAATCTACCGTCAGTGTCCTTCAAATTCAGAATGATGAAATGAAAGGAAGGATTATTGGAAAGGAAGGCAGGAACATCCGGGCATTTGAAGCTGCAACCGGAGTTGATGTTATAGTTGATGATACTCCAGAAGCGGTGATTCTATCTGCATTTGATCCATTGCGAAGAGAGGTTGCTCGGCTTGCATTGGAGAGACTTATCACAGATGGTAGAATTCACCCGGCTCGCATAGAAGAAATAGTTGAAAAAGTCAATAAAGATTTGGATGAGGAATTACTACATTCCGGGGAAAATACCATGATTGAAGTTGGAATCACCGGGGGTAGTCCGGAATTGCTCAGACACTTAGGAAGAATGAAATACAGATCGAGTTACGGGCAGAATCTTCTCTCACACTCAATTGAAGTTTCACATCTCACAGGATTGATGGCTGCCGAACTGGGTCTTGATATAACCATGGCTAAAAGAGCCGGTTTATTGCATGACATTGGAAAGACAGTAGATAGAAGTGTTGAAGGTCCACATGCTTTGATCGGTTATGATCTTGTAAAGAAGATGAACGAACATCCGATAATTATTAATTCGGTAGGTTCACACCATGATGATATGCCGATTGAGTATCCTATTGCTGCACTGGTGCAGGCGGCTGATGCAATCAGCGGATCCCGACCAGGTGCCAGAAGGGAATCAATCGAAGCGTACGCAAAGCGGATGGAACGGCTTGAAGAAATGGCAAAATCATTCCAAGGTGTAGCGCAAACTTATGCCATACAAGCGGGTCGGGAAATAAGAGTGATTGTTGAGCATGATAAAATTGATGATGCAATGGCAGATATCCTCGCTCACGATATCGCAAAGAAAATTCAATCTGAAATGGGTTTCCCCGGTCAAATTAAAGTGGTTGTAATTCGTGAAAAAAGATCAGTCGCTTTTGCAAAATAG
- the pgsA gene encoding CDP-diacylglycerol--glycerol-3-phosphate 3-phosphatidyltransferase: protein MTRKIWTVSNLLSISRILFVLPAAYLIFADAKSFNWEIVSLILIAAITDYLDGFFARRFNQVTELGKILDPVADKVAIAILSVALVLSGRLSIWFCAIVILRDIAIMLGSVRIMKIKKITIQSNWIGKWTVTVIALYLLSTIIFVDNMYGVLSALQVISLVMIIISFISYLTRYLSEVRSIQK from the coding sequence ATGACCCGAAAAATTTGGACGGTCTCTAACTTATTAAGCATCAGTCGGATTTTATTCGTTCTTCCTGCCGCATATTTAATATTTGCCGATGCAAAGAGCTTCAATTGGGAAATTGTTTCATTAATTTTAATTGCCGCGATTACAGATTATCTGGATGGTTTCTTCGCGCGGAGATTTAATCAAGTAACCGAATTGGGGAAAATTCTTGATCCGGTTGCCGATAAAGTAGCGATTGCTATTCTGTCAGTTGCATTAGTACTTTCAGGAAGATTATCGATATGGTTTTGCGCGATTGTAATTCTCCGCGATATTGCCATTATGCTCGGTAGTGTTCGAATCATGAAAATAAAAAAAATCACAATCCAATCTAATTGGATAGGCAAATGGACTGTAACAGTCATCGCATTATATCTGTTATCCACCATAATATTTGTCGATAACATGTATGGCGTTCTATCTGCACTTCAGGTCATCAGTCTCGTTATGATAATTATATCATTCATCTCTTATCTTACCAGATATTTGTCGGAAGTAAGATCGATACAAAAATAA
- a CDS encoding dephospho-CoA kinase — MQNINQRYNTLAIGVTGGIGSGKTKVCEILSAFGVKCIQADKVAQEIMRTDKKVVKQIRQVIGPDAYLPSGLLNKQLISSLIFNNHDLQEKINKIVHPVVINLIKSEIEIEKINGTIPLIVNEAALIYEARSENIYDYIIVVDASQSVRLKRLKEKDGSNRKEILDRMNSQMSPDEKRLRADFVIKNNSTIEHLETQTKFIYSVLLALARLSDN, encoded by the coding sequence ATGCAAAATATTAATCAAAGATATAACACACTTGCCATAGGAGTGACAGGTGGGATCGGCAGCGGAAAAACAAAAGTGTGTGAAATATTATCTGCATTTGGCGTGAAATGTATTCAAGCCGATAAAGTTGCTCAAGAGATTATGCGGACCGACAAAAAAGTAGTGAAGCAGATCCGTCAAGTCATCGGCCCCGATGCATATCTTCCTTCCGGATTATTGAATAAACAATTGATCTCATCACTGATTTTTAATAATCACGATCTTCAGGAAAAAATTAATAAGATTGTGCATCCGGTGGTTATTAATCTTATTAAGTCAGAGATCGAGATAGAAAAAATAAATGGAACAATACCTTTAATCGTAAATGAAGCCGCTCTGATTTATGAAGCGCGATCTGAAAACATTTACGATTACATAATTGTTGTAGATGCCTCTCAATCTGTCCGACTGAAGAGATTGAAAGAAAAAGACGGATCTAACCGGAAAGAAATCCTCGACAGAATGAATTCGCAAATGTCTCCTGACGAAAAAAGATTGCGGGCCGATTTTGTAATAAAAAATAATTCAACAATAGAGCATCTCGAAACACAAACTAAATTCATCTATTCAGTACTTCTAGCATTAGCGCGCTTAAGTGATAATTGA